Below is a genomic region from Deinococcus sp. YIM 77859.
GATTCAGCCCGCGTTCCAGCCCAGAGCCAAGGCCGTGCAGGTGGACGGCCGAATTGTGGTGCTTGGGGTGACCCGTCAAGCCGCTGGCATCGCCTACGAGCTGGCACGGTATCGCCCGGATGGGCGACCTGACCCGAGTTTTGGCCGCGACGGTCGGGTGACGCTGCCTGAATGGGGTGCGGAAAGTCGCAGTGGCCTGCAGGTGGCTGTGCAGGCGGATGGGTGCCTCCTGGTCCTGGGGGGAGGAGCGCTGCTGCGCCTGCTGCCCGGTGGTCAGCTCGACCGCAGCTTCGGAGAAGACGGCGTGGTCAGGACAAGCCTTCCCGAGAACGCCCAGGCGCTGGCGCCGCTTCGTGATGGCCGGGTACTGATCGCTGGGGGAACACGAGCGCTGTCACCCGATTCGGCGGCTCCCCCCGCCGCCTTCGCGCTTGTTCGGCTGCTTCCGGATGGGCGGCTCGATCCCCGTTTCGGGCAGGGTGGACAGGTCACGACACCGGTGCGCACGTCGGCAGCCGCCTACAGCCTGCTGCCCTTGCCGGACGGCCGTGTGGTGGTGGGAGGGACAGCGCTGACCTTCCAACCCGAGGCGTACGGTGCGTGGGTCTTGGCGCGTTACCTGCCAAGCGGGCAGCTTGACCCCACATTCGGTGAGGGGGGCCTAGCCACCCTGCGCGAGGACCGGTTTGCCTCCACCCGTCCCAGCGGCCTGGCGCTGGACGAGACCGGCGCGGTGCTGGCCGCAGGCTTTTTGAGTAGCGGCGTTTGCGACTGGGTACGGGTGCAGCCGAACGGGCAGCTTGATCCCGCGTGGGTCCATGAGATCTCGAGCACCCTACGAACCGAAGGGGCGGGCTTACCGGCGGCCGTGGTTTCGCTGGCGCTGCAGCCGGATGGCCGCGCATTGGTGGGGGGCTGCCGGCAGTACACCGCAGACCCCGCATCCCTGGGGCAGCCGGTGGTGTTGCGGCTGAGGGCCACCGGGCAGCCTGATCTCACCTTTGGGGAGAGTGGACTGGCCCCGGTACCGGACAGCACAGGAGTGATGCTCGCCCCAGACGGCAAGATCGTGGTGGGGCTCTTACCGGTGTCCAAACTCTGGCCCTGACCGCCCCCTGGGGTGGGTGCGGCGTCCTGGCCGCAGAGAGGAGGAACGAGAATGATTCGACCAAAGGCGCGCTCCTGGAGCGTGGTTGGGCAAGGCTGGCGGGGGGCGCTCCTGGCGCTGGCCCTCTGTGCCTGTGCTCGGACCGAGCTGGCCGCCCCCCTCCCACCACAGACCATCGACCCGGGGGACAACACCCTCAGCTACGAGCCCTTTCTCGCCCAAGAAAACGGGTGGGGCCCAGCCGAGCGGGACACCAGCAACGGAGAGGCCGGCGCGGGGGATGGCCGTCCTCTCACGCTGAACGGAAAAACGTACAGCCGCGGCTTCGGTGTGCACGCGAACTCCTCACTCAGTTTTGCCATCGATGGCAAGTGCAGCGCTCTGACGGCCGATATCGGCGTGGACGACGAGGTGGGCGCGCGCGGGAGCGTGGTGTTTCAGGTCTACGGCGACGGGGTGAAGTTGTTTGAAAGCGGCGTGATGACCGGAACAAGTGCGGCGGAGAGGATCCAGGTGGAGCTGCGTGGCCGCCGCACCCTGACCCTTGTGGTTCACGATGCGGGCGATGGGAACCAGTATGACCACGCCGACTGGGCGGCTCCCCAGCTGCTCGGCTGTGATCCCGCAGCTCCGGCGCCCGGCCCGCAGGCGATCCGCATCAATGCGGGTGGACCCGCTCAGGTCGTGGACGGCGTACGCTGGGAGGGCTGTGAGGCAGTCAATGCCTGTCAGGGGTACGTGCGGGGTGGCTTCGCCTACACCGAGCGCCCCCTGGTGGCGATCTCGGGTGTGCAGCCCCCCGCCAACGAGGCCCTCTACCAGTCCGAGTGGACGGGCGGCGAGACGACGGGCGTGCCAGCGGGCGGTGTGGCCTTTGGATTCCAGATTCCAGTGGCCAACGGAGCCTACCTGGTGCGGCTGCACTTCGCCGAACTCAACAAGTACGCGGTGGGCAAACGCATCTTCGACGTGAATCTAGAGGGCAGGACCGTGCTGCCCCAGTTCGATGTCTTCGAGGCTGCCGGCGGGCTCGGGCGGGCCCTCGTGCGGGAGTTCCCCGTCACGGTGAACGACGGTGAACTGAGCCTCGACTTTATTCGCCGGGTCGAGAATGCCAAGCTCAGCGCGCTGGAGGTCCTGCCGCGCAGCGCAAGTCTCCCTGCTGAGCTGACGGCCCAACCCGAACGGCTGATCTTCAGTGGGGTTCAGAACGAGGTGAGCGCCCCGCAAGCCGTGGTGCTGCGCAACACTGGGGATAGCCCGCTGCGTCTAGAGCGCCTTGGGTTGACCGGGAGCGGCAGCGGCGCCTTTGAACTGGTCGCGCCGCCCACCGTCCCGATCACGCTGGAGCCCGGCCAGAGCCTCACCCTCCAGGTGCGCCTGGCTCCACGCGGACAGGTGGGGTCGCTGCATGCAGGGCTGCGTGTGGAGGGTGACCGCTTTGCCCGTGAGATCAAGCTCTCTGGCCTGAGTGCGCGCGGACGTGAGGGGAACTTGGAACCGACGCTCGCCCAGATTGTGGATGCCCTGGGGTATGCCGTGGATGTGGGCGGAACGGAGCTGCTGCTGGGGACTTCCCCCAACCCGATCGGCGACGAGGTGACCGCCCCCCTCTTTGAGCGGGCGGGTGCGGGCCCCGTGACTCTGCGGCCCGTGGCTCGCTACTCCCCGGACGGCCCTTCCCCCTACGGGACCTACACGCTCGAA
It encodes:
- a CDS encoding delta-60 repeat domain-containing protein, whose protein sequence is MKRYAVIFLALSGALLGQGAWAAGVPGSPDPAFQTIQPAFQPRAKAVQVDGRIVVLGVTRQAAGIAYELARYRPDGRPDPSFGRDGRVTLPEWGAESRSGLQVAVQADGCLLVLGGGALLRLLPGGQLDRSFGEDGVVRTSLPENAQALAPLRDGRVLIAGGTRALSPDSAAPPAAFALVRLLPDGRLDPRFGQGGQVTTPVRTSAAAYSLLPLPDGRVVVGGTALTFQPEAYGAWVLARYLPSGQLDPTFGEGGLATLREDRFASTRPSGLALDETGAVLAAGFLSSGVCDWVRVQPNGQLDPAWVHEISSTLRTEGAGLPAAVVSLALQPDGRALVGGCRQYTADPASLGQPVVLRLRATGQPDLTFGESGLAPVPDSTGVMLAPDGKIVVGLLPVSKLWP
- a CDS encoding NPCBM/NEW2 domain-containing protein gives rise to the protein MIRPKARSWSVVGQGWRGALLALALCACARTELAAPLPPQTIDPGDNTLSYEPFLAQENGWGPAERDTSNGEAGAGDGRPLTLNGKTYSRGFGVHANSSLSFAIDGKCSALTADIGVDDEVGARGSVVFQVYGDGVKLFESGVMTGTSAAERIQVELRGRRTLTLVVHDAGDGNQYDHADWAAPQLLGCDPAAPAPGPQAIRINAGGPAQVVDGVRWEGCEAVNACQGYVRGGFAYTERPLVAISGVQPPANEALYQSEWTGGETTGVPAGGVAFGFQIPVANGAYLVRLHFAELNKYAVGKRIFDVNLEGRTVLPQFDVFEAAGGLGRALVREFPVTVNDGELSLDFIRRVENAKLSALEVLPRSASLPAELTAQPERLIFSGVQNEVSAPQAVVLRNTGDSPLRLERLGLTGSGSGAFELVAPPTVPITLEPGQSLTLQVRLAPRGQVGSLHAGLRVEGDRFAREIKLSGLSARGREGNLEPTLAQIVDALGYAVDVGGTELLLGTSPNPIGDEVTAPLFERAGAGPVTLRPVARYSPDGPSPYGTYTLEGGVPRLQPRATLVAGQAQNLNPAIEPGGSESFSPGDEPFGVYLAANGYAAQNTYTQDTLNTGPIRHAVRVYPLKDAAGQPLPNSYLLGFEPAQNGDYQDVVFILQNVRPVAAPAGLAWTERGRAPTTLYEGQGAAVNGRLYVFGGFDKNLNNVPIATTAAHMYDPASDQWRRLRDLPEPLTHAGLAVDGQAIYLAGGFLGNHPGPQTDHVWKYDVASDTWSAMPPLPAARGGGALVRLGRELHFFGGTQRSGLRYLRDFGDHWVLSLDNPSGWRAAAPLPNPRNHLSGAVLNGRIYAIGGQHLGDEDAGNQADVHVYDPQQDAWRAVRPLPRPMGHATASTVSWNGRIVVMGGVTQGAREIANVIEYDPQADTWTELTPLPGPRQSPVADVVAGQLVVVTGSTADGPTDTVWIGTR